From the uncultured Fibrobacter sp. genome, one window contains:
- the dprA gene encoding DNA-processing protein DprA: MMRKDRKSMEVEPENFPLALKESKFKPKQLFCCGQLPPKDSIGVAMVGTRRPGSSAKELCQRLVKSLQGTNVVVVSGLAQGIDSYCHEAALEYGISTIAVIAQGFNVPIPGERRELAKRIVDTGGCILTEFENDFPAYKGNFPARNRIISGLCSATVLVQSKLKGGALITADYCLQENKPLLAVPGDFDSEVASGPNFYLDQGKAKPIFLPESLRVVAGIPKIHDTSDTPCATSLKQIGDSGCALSPDALALFKKFNGFRKTFSELQRECNFKTGNILAILTELELAGLVETRDNYQFYFNGIT; this comes from the coding sequence ATGATGCGCAAAGATAGAAAGTCTATGGAAGTGGAACCTGAAAATTTTCCGCTCGCCCTCAAAGAATCCAAGTTCAAGCCCAAGCAGCTTTTCTGTTGTGGACAGCTCCCCCCTAAAGATTCCATAGGCGTTGCCATGGTCGGCACGCGACGCCCGGGCAGCTCCGCCAAGGAACTCTGCCAAAGGCTCGTCAAGTCGCTACAAGGGACGAACGTGGTCGTCGTCTCGGGACTTGCTCAGGGCATCGACAGCTATTGCCACGAAGCGGCCCTTGAATACGGAATTTCCACCATCGCGGTTATCGCTCAGGGATTCAACGTACCTATTCCCGGTGAACGCAGGGAACTGGCAAAGCGCATTGTCGACACAGGAGGATGCATTCTCACTGAATTCGAAAACGACTTTCCCGCCTACAAGGGAAACTTTCCTGCCAGGAACCGCATTATCAGCGGGCTTTGCAGCGCAACAGTTTTAGTACAAAGTAAATTAAAAGGTGGAGCGCTGATAACAGCGGACTACTGTCTGCAAGAAAACAAGCCGCTGCTCGCCGTCCCCGGAGATTTTGACAGCGAGGTCGCTAGCGGACCGAACTTCTACCTAGACCAGGGGAAGGCAAAACCCATTTTCTTGCCAGAAAGCCTGCGCGTGGTCGCCGGGATACCCAAAATTCACGACACCTCGGACACACCTTGCGCAACAAGCCTGAAGCAAATCGGCGACTCCGGATGCGCCCTTTCGCCCGATGCACTCGCACTTTTCAAGAAATTTAACGGTTTTCGGAAGACTTTTTCCGAATTGCAACGTGAATGTAACTTTAAGACTGGCAACATTTTAGCTATATTAACAGAGTTAGAACTTGCGGGACTTGTCGAAACCCGCGACAACTACCAGTTCTATTTCAACGGGATCACTTAA
- a CDS encoding FISUMP domain-containing protein yields the protein MKEKSSSSSSLNVVFGEMTDERDGQVYKTITIDGKATWMAENLNYAYLQPTSTLDSSSWCYENEPDSCTKYGRLYIWSAVMDSAGVFSDDTKGCGYYADEEKWYECPISSNVRGICPEHWHVPTAREFDLPLTFPYYDWTYYPNQLVYGRGYGFDILYAGYYDSMDDFFWAGGNDANLWFATEGSYKTAVSAGFPYLIDMGWVEPRGKYRKNEAYSLRCVKDEVEE from the coding sequence TTGAAAGAGAAATCTTCTTCGTCATCTTCATTGAACGTTGTCTTTGGCGAGATGACCGATGAACGCGATGGGCAAGTTTATAAGACAATAACGATTGATGGAAAGGCTACATGGATGGCGGAAAATCTGAACTACGCATACCTGCAGCCGACATCTACTCTTGACTCTTCAAGTTGGTGCTATGAAAATGAACCTGACAGCTGTACAAAATATGGCCGACTTTATATATGGTCGGCTGTAATGGATAGTGCGGGGGTATTTAGCGATGACACCAAAGGTTGTGGTTATTATGCTGATGAAGAAAAATGGTATGAGTGCCCTATAAGTTCTAATGTTCGTGGAATCTGTCCAGAACATTGGCATGTTCCAACAGCAAGAGAATTTGACTTGCCCTTAACATTTCCTTATTATGATTGGACGTATTATCCGAATCAGTTAGTTTATGGGAGGGGGTATGGGTTTGATATTTTGTATGCGGGTTATTATGATTCTATGGATGATTTTTTTTGGGCGGGAGGGAATGATGCTAATTTATGGTTTGCTACAGAAGGATCTTATAAAACGGCCGTTTCCGCGGGCTTTCCGTATTTAATCGATATGGGATGGGTGGAGCCTAGAGGGAAATATAGGAAAAATGAGGCCTATTCACTCCGCTGTGTAAAGGATGAAGTAGAAGAATAA
- a CDS encoding septum formation initiator family protein, with protein MNKRLLIFIALVVLAITSVGFQLMFGKNSLKQQHKVSHDIELYQAKIDSLKHALDSCDIEIERLKNDSLYKEGLLRTRYGMSRKGERVFQMVK; from the coding sequence TTGAATAAACGCCTTTTGATATTCATTGCCTTGGTTGTCCTCGCCATAACGTCGGTGGGTTTCCAGCTCATGTTCGGCAAGAATAGCCTAAAGCAGCAACACAAGGTTTCCCACGATATCGAACTTTACCAGGCGAAAATAGATTCGTTGAAGCATGCCCTCGATTCCTGCGACATCGAAATCGAGCGCCTGAAGAACGATTCGCTGTACAAGGAAGGGCTGCTCCGTACCCGCTACGGCATGAGTCGCAAAGGCGAGCGCGTTTTCCAGATGGTGAAATAG
- a CDS encoding FISUMP domain-containing protein, producing the protein MKEKSSSSSSLNVVFGEMTDERDGQVYKTITIDGKATWMAENLNYAYLQPTSTLDSSSWCYENEPDSCTKYGRLYIWSAVMDSAGVFSDDTKGCGCYADEEKWYECPVSSNVRGICPEHWHIPTAEEFLVPLSLSNDKSLLYGRDPNRLILRNEGKYHGMGFDIRLIGRYASFWFSTEYDNIDAHCAEFPLVSLSSDMDPRTVAKKNEAYSLRCVKDEVEK; encoded by the coding sequence TTGAAAGAGAAATCTTCTTCGTCATCTTCATTGAACGTTGTCTTTGGCGAGATGACCGATGAACGCGATGGGCAAGTTTATAAGACAATAACGATTGATGGAAAGGCTACATGGATGGCGGAAAATCTGAATTACGCATATCTGCAGCCGACATCTACTCTTGACTCTTCAAGTTGGTGCTATGAAAATGAACCTGACAGCTGTACAAAATATGGCCGACTTTATATATGGTCGGCTGTAATGGATAGTGCGGGGGTATTTAGTGATGACACCAAAGGTTGTGGTTGTTATGCTGATGAAGAAAAATGGTATGAGTGCCCTGTAAGTTCTAACGTTCGTGGAATCTGTCCAGAACATTGGCATATCCCAACAGCAGAAGAATTTTTAGTACCGTTGTCGTTAAGCAATGATAAAAGTTTACTTTATGGGCGTGATCCTAATAGGTTGATCTTACGAAATGAAGGAAAATATCACGGAATGGGATTTGATATACGGCTAATTGGAAGATATGCATCTTTTTGGTTTTCAACAGAATATGATAACATTGATGCTCATTGTGCAGAATTTCCTCTCGTTTCTTTGTCCAGCGATATGGACCCTAGAACTGTTGCTAAGAAAAATGAGGCCTATTCACTCCGTTGTGTAAAGGATGAAGTAGAAAAATAA
- a CDS encoding FISUMP domain-containing protein — MDMVNLFKSLFCRAVCWQWMLAALLAGCGGDSVSSHDEPNSSGLQSSAGESSSSSVENDESSSSVLSVSSAEESSSSMEEGSSSSEISSSESSSSENSSSSSSGEHSSSSSVLPESSSSLNVVFGEMVDERDGQVYRTITIDGKATWMAENLNYAYLQPTSTLDSSSWCYENEPDSCTKYGRLYIWSAVMDSAGVFSDDTKGCGYYADEEKWYECPFRFNVRGVCPEHWHVPRWEEFEWPLGLTYYNRETYANQLLYGRGTGFDILLAGYYNSMEKIYGRGGEKAYLWFASENYYETAISDDFPYRTDIEWMKITNKDWKYMAYSLRCVKDEIEE, encoded by the coding sequence ATGGATATGGTGAATCTTTTTAAATCATTGTTCTGCCGGGCTGTATGTTGGCAATGGATGCTTGCTGCTTTGCTTGCAGGCTGTGGTGGAGATTCCGTCTCTAGCCACGATGAACCGAATTCTAGCGGCTTGCAGAGTAGCGCCGGGGAATCTTCAAGTTCCTCTGTAGAAAACGATGAGTCCTCTTCAAGTGTCTTGAGTGTTTCTTCTGCAGAGGAATCTTCCTCGTCTATGGAAGAAGGTTCTTCTAGCAGTGAAATTAGCTCAAGCGAGAGTAGTTCAAGTGAAAACAGTTCCAGTTCGTCTTCGGGAGAACATTCCTCGTCGAGCAGCGTATTGCCGGAGTCGTCATCTTCGTTGAACGTAGTCTTTGGTGAGATGGTCGATGAACGTGACGGACAAGTTTATAGGACTATAACGATTGATGGAAAGGCTACATGGATGGCGGAAAATCTGAACTACGCATACCTGCAGCCGACATCTACTCTTGACTCTTCAAGTTGGTGCTATGAAAATGAACCTGACAGCTGTACAAAATATGGCCGACTTTATATATGGTCGGCTGTAATGGATAGTGCGGGGGTATTTAGCGATGACACCAAAGGTTGTGGTTATTATGCTGATGAAGAAAAATGGTATGAGTGCCCTTTTCGTTTTAATGTTCGAGGAGTCTGTCCAGAACATTGGCATGTTCCGAGATGGGAAGAATTTGAGTGGCCTTTAGGACTTACTTACTACAATAGAGAGACTTACGCGAATCAGTTACTCTATGGGAGAGGGACCGGATTTGATATTTTGTTAGCAGGTTATTATAATTCTATGGAAAAAATATATGGAAGGGGAGGGGAAAAAGCCTACTTATGGTTCGCTTCAGAAAATTATTATGAAACAGCCATTTCCGATGATTTCCCATATCGAACCGATATAGAATGGATGAAGATTACGAATAAAGATTGGAAATATATGGCCTACTCACTCCGTTGTGTAAAGGATGAAATAGAAGAATAA
- a CDS encoding FISUMP domain-containing protein has product MEEVSSSSDEISSSESSSSSSSMSRDLSDCLMYWGETECKACLELSSSSLQISLGEMIDERDGHVYKTMTIDGKATWMAENLNYAYLQPTSTLDSSSWCYENEPDSCAKYGRLYLWSAAMDSAGLFSPDAKGCGYYAERENWYECPASNVRGVCPEHWHVPSSSEFSVPLLLAKRYVPCGPYSYGIGPDKYEYFGNTITAPNDLLSVEWSNPYQQWSEEDRDEMGFNLLPAGIYYAGDDWFEYNYSGASLWFSDEKNGSMAKSISLPQLIPEGAYDPRTAYEKNWAFPLRCVKDEVEE; this is encoded by the coding sequence ATGGAAGAAGTCTCGTCTTCTAGCGATGAAATTAGTTCAAGTGAGAGTAGTTCAAGTTCTTCATCGATGTCGCGTGATTTGTCGGATTGTTTAATGTATTGGGGAGAAACAGAATGTAAAGCGTGCTTGGAATTGTCCTCATCTAGTTTGCAGATTTCTTTGGGAGAAATGATTGATGAACGTGATGGGCATGTTTATAAGACAATGACGATTGATGGCAAGGCCACGTGGATGGCGGAGAACTTGAACTACGCATACCTGCAACCGACCTCAACCTTAGATTCTTCAAGCTGGTGTTATGAAAATGAACCGGACAGCTGTGCAAAGTATGGACGGCTTTATCTTTGGTCGGCCGCGATGGATAGCGCCGGCTTGTTTAGCCCTGATGCCAAGGGGTGCGGCTATTACGCTGAAAGAGAAAATTGGTATGAATGCCCTGCAAGTAATGTACGAGGCGTTTGCCCTGAACATTGGCATGTTCCTTCTTCTAGTGAATTTAGTGTGCCGTTGCTGCTAGCAAAAAGATATGTTCCTTGTGGTCCATATTCTTATGGTATTGGTCCTGATAAATATGAATATTTTGGAAATACGATAACCGCTCCCAATGATTTACTTTCTGTTGAATGGTCTAATCCATATCAGCAGTGGTCAGAAGAAGATAGAGACGAAATGGGCTTTAATCTCTTGCCTGCTGGTATATATTATGCAGGAGATGATTGGTTTGAATACAATTACTCGGGGGCATCATTGTGGTTTTCTGATGAAAAAAATGGTTCTATGGCGAAATCTATTTCTTTGCCGCAATTAATCCCAGAAGGTGCGTATGATCCGAGAACAGCCTATGAAAAAAATTGGGCGTTCCCCCTCCGTTGCGTAAAAGATGAAGTAGAAGAATAA
- a CDS encoding FISUMP domain-containing protein, protein MMNHFRSLFGRIVCWQWMLAALLAGCGGDSVSSHDEPNSSGLQSSAGESSSSSVENDESSSSVLSVSSAEESSSSMEEGSSSSEISSSESSSSENSSSSSSGEHSSSSSVLPESSSSLNVVFGEMVDERDGQVYRTITIDGKATWMAENLNYAYLQPTSTLDSSSWCYENEPDSCAKYGRLYLWSAAMDSAGLFSPDTKGCGYYAEKENWYECHHNYARGVCPEHWHVATRGEIELPLQFPYYDGTYYTNQLIHGYGYGFDILYAGFYDSKEDFFEEEGYGAYLWLATEYSYSAAIYAEFPDLAAMGNGDPRGAWSKDMAFSIRCVKDKEVEE, encoded by the coding sequence ATGATGAATCATTTTAGGTCTTTGTTCGGGCGGATTGTCTGTTGGCAATGGATGCTTGCGGCTTTGCTTGCTGGCTGTGGTGGCGATTCTGTCTCAAGCCACGATGAACCGAATTCTAGCGGCTTGCAGAGTAGCGCCGGGGAATCTTCAAGTTCCTCTGTAGAAAACGATGAGTCCTCTTCAAGTGTCTTGAGTGTTTCTTCTGCAGAGGAATCTTCCTCGTCTATGGAAGAAGGTTCTTCTAGCAGTGAAATTAGCTCAAGCGAGAGTAGTTCAAGTGAAAACAGTTCCAGTTCGTCTTCGGGAGAACATTCCTCGTCGAGCAGCGTATTGCCGGAGTCGTCATCTTCGTTGAACGTAGTCTTTGGTGAGATGGTCGATGAACGTGACGGACAAGTTTATAGGACTATAACGATTGATGGAAAGGCTACATGGATGGCGGAAAATCTGAACTACGCATATCTGCAGCCGACATCTACTCTTGACTCTTCAAGTTGGTGCTATGAAAATGAACCGGACAGCTGTGCAAAGTATGGACGGCTTTATCTTTGGTCAGCCGCGATGGATAGCGCCGGCTTGTTTAGCCCTGATACCAAGGGGTGCGGCTATTACGCTGAAAAAGAAAATTGGTATGAGTGTCATCATAATTATGCGCGAGGTGTCTGCCCGGAACATTGGCATGTCGCAACAAGGGGAGAAATTGAATTGCCTTTACAATTTCCTTATTATGACGGGACATATTACACGAACCAGTTAATCCACGGTTATGGGTATGGGTTTGATATTTTGTATGCGGGTTTTTATGATTCGAAGGAAGATTTTTTTGAGGAAGAGGGATATGGTGCCTATTTGTGGCTCGCTACAGAATATAGTTATAGTGCAGCCATTTATGCTGAGTTCCCAGATTTGGCCGCAATGGGAAATGGTGACCCCAGGGGGGCGTGGAGTAAAGATATGGCTTTTTCCATCCGTTGTGTAAAAGATAAAGAAGTAGAAGAATAA
- a CDS encoding efflux RND transporter permease subunit: protein MSVATLSVRRPVLMTVMALVIILLGAFGASNLGVREYPNVDYPLIQVRTSYPGANAAVVEAEVTEILEASINSASGIKALTSTSRDGFSFINIEFETGMDLEVAANEIRDRVSRVRRRLPDDVDEPTVYKSDSDSDPILMVSLVSDRLDPMEVSELANNFVKERLQTINGVSEVAIWGEKRPTVRLWIDPVRLQALGVSGAEMSAALKKGNLELPSGSIEGSETTLSIRTLGRILDPKSFENIAVKTAADGTVIRISDVADIHYEPKDTRTGFRRNGKNSITLALMAQPGSNHVEIADEFYKRVEDIRREIPEGVDVLYGRDTSVNIRASIREVVETIFIAFLLVIAIIFAFLREGRTTLIPMVVVPVSVIGSFFVLYLCGFSINVLTLLAMVLAIGLVVDDAIVIVENIYHKIEKGMTPKQAAVAGTNEIFFAVIATSVVLMAVFVPVLALGGTTGLLFREFVAVMIGTVFLSTLCALTLSPMLCSKFLRKQKQGWFFRVTEPFFDWLNRIYSVLLGGFLRLRILLFPVVAALLVAAYFCFNNMSSEMAPTEDSNAVMVNLNMPEGVTLTRTKRMADAFAEEVISLLDSNEYSEIQAGAWNAGNSRMRITLNDDKEARRPQSEIARVIQLLGNEYPDLRVMVFEPQSISTQRGGLPVQFVLQAPNIEILRTLVPKFEEEASKSPVFSVVNTNLRFTKPELHIEILRDKANEEGVSVNDIAQAVQLAISDQSYGEFYKDGRQYDIIGAVGYQYRSMPENISMLTVKNAKGELVSLDNFIRFSEQSASPSLPRYNRFSAATIQAGLVPGKTIGDGVEEMRRIAKRLLKDYPNVSTALSGSSKEFEESSSGLYIVFLLALALVFLVLAGQFESFRAPFVIFFTVPLALAGALACLFLTGQTLNIFSEIALILLIALVTKNGILIVEFANQIAASTGCSKLEAARMAAERRFRPILMTSLSTVLGAVPLILTGTPSRIAMGIAIAGGLTFATFMTLFIVPAAYSFFAGKVRLDAMKSTDASKMA, encoded by the coding sequence ATGAGTGTTGCTACCCTTTCCGTACGTCGCCCGGTGCTCATGACCGTGATGGCGCTCGTGATTATTTTGCTCGGCGCCTTTGGTGCGTCGAACTTGGGCGTGCGCGAATACCCGAACGTGGACTATCCACTCATTCAGGTGCGAACTTCGTACCCTGGTGCAAACGCTGCCGTGGTCGAAGCCGAAGTCACCGAAATCCTGGAAGCCTCCATCAACAGTGCGTCCGGTATCAAGGCGTTGACCTCTACTAGCCGCGACGGATTCTCTTTCATTAACATTGAATTTGAAACAGGCATGGACCTGGAAGTGGCCGCCAACGAAATCCGCGACCGCGTGAGCCGCGTGCGCCGCAGGCTCCCCGATGACGTCGACGAACCGACGGTGTACAAGTCCGACAGCGACTCCGATCCGATTTTGATGGTGAGTCTCGTGAGCGATAGGCTCGACCCGATGGAGGTTTCTGAACTCGCGAACAACTTTGTCAAGGAACGCTTGCAGACCATCAACGGTGTTTCCGAAGTCGCCATCTGGGGTGAAAAGCGTCCGACGGTGCGCCTGTGGATTGACCCGGTGCGCTTGCAGGCGCTTGGTGTTTCCGGTGCCGAAATGTCGGCCGCTCTCAAGAAGGGTAACCTGGAATTGCCGTCCGGCTCGATCGAAGGGAGCGAAACGACGCTTTCCATCCGTACGCTTGGTCGAATCCTTGATCCGAAATCTTTCGAAAATATAGCGGTGAAGACTGCCGCCGACGGCACCGTGATTCGCATTTCGGACGTGGCTGACATCCATTATGAACCGAAGGATACGCGTACGGGCTTTAGGCGCAACGGCAAGAATTCCATTACGCTTGCGCTGATGGCGCAACCCGGCAGCAACCACGTGGAAATTGCCGATGAATTCTACAAGCGCGTCGAAGATATCCGCCGCGAAATTCCCGAAGGCGTCGATGTGCTTTATGGACGAGATACTTCGGTGAATATCCGCGCCTCTATTAGAGAAGTAGTGGAGACGATTTTTATTGCGTTCCTCCTAGTGATTGCGATTATCTTTGCGTTCCTGCGCGAAGGTCGCACGACACTGATACCGATGGTGGTGGTGCCGGTGTCTGTCATCGGTAGCTTCTTCGTGCTTTATCTGTGCGGGTTCTCGATTAACGTGCTGACCCTGCTTGCGATGGTCCTGGCGATTGGCCTTGTGGTCGATGACGCCATCGTGATTGTCGAAAATATTTACCACAAGATTGAAAAGGGAATGACTCCTAAGCAGGCGGCGGTCGCGGGCACGAATGAAATCTTCTTTGCCGTGATTGCGACTTCGGTGGTGCTGATGGCTGTGTTCGTTCCGGTACTTGCCTTGGGTGGCACGACGGGGCTTCTGTTCCGTGAATTTGTGGCGGTGATGATCGGTACAGTGTTTCTCTCAACGCTTTGTGCTTTGACTCTTTCGCCGATGCTTTGTTCCAAGTTCCTGAGAAAGCAAAAACAGGGGTGGTTCTTCCGCGTGACCGAGCCGTTCTTTGATTGGCTAAATCGCATTTACTCGGTGTTGCTCGGCGGATTCCTTAGACTGCGTATTCTCTTGTTCCCGGTAGTGGCGGCACTTTTAGTGGCGGCTTATTTCTGCTTCAATAACATGAGTAGCGAAATGGCGCCGACCGAAGATTCCAACGCGGTCATGGTGAACCTGAATATGCCCGAAGGTGTCACGCTCACGCGTACCAAGCGTATGGCCGATGCCTTTGCCGAAGAAGTGATCTCGCTTCTGGACAGTAACGAATACTCCGAAATCCAGGCGGGTGCATGGAATGCGGGTAACTCCAGGATGCGCATTACGCTAAATGACGATAAGGAGGCTCGTCGTCCGCAGAGTGAAATCGCCCGAGTGATCCAGCTGCTCGGTAACGAATACCCCGACTTGCGCGTGATGGTGTTTGAACCGCAGAGTATCAGTACGCAGCGTGGCGGACTCCCGGTACAGTTCGTATTGCAGGCTCCGAATATTGAAATACTCCGTACGCTGGTGCCCAAGTTCGAAGAAGAGGCGAGCAAGAGTCCTGTGTTCAGTGTGGTGAATACGAACCTGCGCTTTACCAAGCCGGAACTGCATATCGAAATTCTGCGTGACAAGGCGAATGAAGAGGGCGTGTCGGTGAATGACATTGCCCAGGCAGTGCAGCTTGCGATTAGTGACCAGAGTTATGGTGAATTCTACAAGGACGGCCGCCAGTACGATATCATTGGTGCGGTTGGTTATCAGTACCGCAGCATGCCCGAAAACATTTCGATGCTTACGGTCAAGAATGCGAAGGGCGAACTCGTGAGCCTCGACAACTTTATCCGTTTCAGCGAACAGTCGGCATCGCCGTCGCTGCCGCGTTACAACAGATTCAGTGCCGCGACGATTCAGGCGGGCCTTGTGCCCGGCAAGACGATTGGCGACGGCGTCGAGGAAATGCGCCGCATCGCAAAGCGTCTCCTGAAGGATTATCCGAACGTAAGCACCGCGTTGAGCGGCTCGTCGAAGGAATTCGAGGAAAGCTCCAGTGGCCTCTACATCGTATTCCTCTTGGCACTTGCGCTGGTGTTCCTGGTGCTTGCGGGGCAGTTCGAAAGCTTCCGTGCGCCGTTCGTGATTTTCTTTACGGTGCCGCTCGCCTTGGCGGGTGCGCTCGCTTGCCTGTTCCTTACGGGGCAGACGCTGAACATCTTCAGTGAAATCGCCTTGATTCTACTGATTGCGCTTGTGACGAAGAACGGTATTCTGATTGTGGAATTTGCGAACCAGATTGCGGCGAGTACCGGCTGTAGCAAGCTTGAGGCGGCTCGGATGGCGGCGGAACGCCGCTTCCGCCCAATCCTGATGACGAGCCTTTCGACGGTATTGGGCGCCGTGCCCTTGATTCTCACGGGCACCCCGAGCCGCATTGCGATGGGTATCGCCATCGCCGGTGGACTCACCTTCGCGACGTTCATGACGCTCTTTATTGTGCCTGCGGCCTATAGCTTCTTTGCTGGTAAGGTCAGACTCGATGCCATGAAGAGCACCGACGCCAGCAAAATGGCGTAG
- a CDS encoding efflux RND transporter periplasmic adaptor subunit translates to MNPFYFLLLVIFFFFACSGGDSAPGAGAPGKGAGKGGPGGKGGPGGKGGPGGRPAREIAVEGYIAEAHESGKTFSAMATLEPLNSVQLTAATSGRLTNLYAKDGASVQKGTLLAKIDDSELRAQLKQAESNQQLAQQKFDRVKALYEKDGATKADMEAAEASLKSAEASVELIKAQIAKTEVRAPFAGKLGFVNVSVGAWLTTGTSIATLSEVKKLKAKFALPQRYASTLKVGDAVDVKDEERNVAKSGKVKALEASLSESSRTRQVLVEVDNAKGELLAGSYAKVNVTMQTGMAKSIPVPAEAFTLDKDGAYVFVATGGKAKIKHVETGLRTPIAVDVTGGLDEGDTVITSGLISLREGTSVRIREIRHNTDYEVE, encoded by the coding sequence ATGAACCCCTTTTATTTTCTCCTTCTGGTAATTTTTTTCTTTTTTGCCTGTAGTGGCGGTGATTCTGCTCCTGGTGCGGGGGCTCCTGGTAAAGGGGCCGGCAAGGGCGGCCCTGGTGGCAAAGGTGGCCCGGGCGGCAAAGGTGGCCCGGGCGGCAGGCCCGCTCGTGAAATTGCGGTAGAAGGCTACATTGCCGAAGCCCATGAATCGGGCAAGACTTTCTCTGCCATGGCGACGCTTGAACCGCTGAACAGCGTACAGCTGACGGCAGCTACTTCGGGCAGGCTCACGAACCTTTACGCGAAGGATGGCGCCTCGGTTCAGAAGGGGACGCTCCTTGCAAAGATTGACGATTCCGAATTGAGAGCGCAGCTCAAGCAGGCGGAGTCGAACCAGCAGTTGGCCCAGCAAAAATTTGACCGTGTAAAGGCGCTCTACGAAAAGGATGGCGCCACCAAAGCCGATATGGAAGCGGCGGAAGCTTCTCTCAAGTCGGCAGAAGCCTCGGTGGAACTCATCAAGGCGCAGATTGCAAAGACCGAAGTCCGTGCCCCGTTTGCAGGCAAGCTCGGATTCGTGAACGTTTCCGTAGGGGCTTGGCTTACGACGGGAACTTCGATTGCAACGCTTAGCGAAGTGAAAAAACTGAAGGCGAAGTTTGCGCTCCCGCAGCGCTACGCCTCTACCCTTAAGGTGGGCGATGCCGTAGATGTCAAGGACGAAGAACGCAACGTGGCGAAGTCCGGCAAGGTGAAGGCCTTGGAGGCCTCGCTTTCTGAAAGCAGCCGCACGCGTCAGGTTCTCGTGGAAGTCGATAATGCCAAGGGTGAACTTTTGGCTGGTTCTTACGCCAAGGTGAATGTGACGATGCAGACTGGTATGGCGAAAAGTATTCCGGTTCCGGCCGAAGCGTTTACTCTCGATAAAGATGGCGCCTACGTGTTTGTAGCGACCGGTGGCAAGGCTAAGATTAAACATGTCGAAACGGGACTCCGCACACCGATTGCTGTCGATGTCACGGGAGGTCTCGACGAAGGCGATACGGTGATTACCTCGGGCCTAATCAGCTTGCGTGAAGGAACGTCTGTCCGCATCCGTGAAATCCGTCATAATACCGATTACGAAGTGGAGTAG
- the mazG gene encoding nucleoside triphosphate pyrophosphohydrolase: MKYTFQDLLNIMATLRSPEGCPWDREQTHHSLLPYLVEEAHEYIDAAQVNDKAHMAEELGDVLFQVVFHSQVAKENGDFTIDDVVQGICEKMVRRHPHVFGDAKVDNSTGVVRQWERIKAQEKNNISMAGKSAMDKVSKSLPTLARAQEIQRRAAKVGFDWVEAEPVFDKAVEEFSEFRTEMQAASPENRNIERMEDEFGDIMFSLVNVARHCGFNAALALERANSKFERRFRKVESMCREQGKEMKEVGLEGLQEMWKQAKRSNSKF; this comes from the coding sequence ATGAAATACACCTTTCAAGACTTGTTGAATATTATGGCGACTCTCCGTTCTCCCGAGGGCTGCCCCTGGGACCGCGAACAGACGCATCATTCCCTGCTACCGTATCTTGTCGAAGAAGCCCACGAATACATCGATGCGGCGCAAGTGAACGACAAGGCTCACATGGCCGAGGAACTGGGCGATGTCCTGTTCCAGGTGGTGTTCCATTCCCAGGTCGCGAAAGAAAATGGCGATTTCACAATCGACGACGTGGTGCAGGGAATCTGCGAAAAGATGGTCCGGCGTCATCCGCATGTTTTTGGCGATGCGAAAGTTGATAATTCGACCGGCGTGGTCCGCCAGTGGGAACGTATCAAGGCGCAGGAAAAAAACAATATATCAATGGCGGGCAAGTCCGCTATGGACAAAGTAAGCAAGAGCTTGCCGACGCTCGCACGAGCCCAGGAGATTCAGCGCCGAGCAGCCAAGGTAGGGTTTGACTGGGTTGAGGCGGAACCTGTCTTTGACAAGGCTGTAGAAGAATTTAGTGAATTCCGCACCGAAATGCAAGCGGCCTCGCCTGAAAATCGCAACATCGAGCGTATGGAAGACGAATTCGGTGATATCATGTTCAGCCTGGTGAATGTGGCTAGGCATTGCGGCTTTAATGCGGCCTTGGCGCTTGAACGCGCCAACTCCAAGTTTGAACGCCGTTTCCGCAAGGTCGAAAGCATGTGCCGCGAACAGGGCAAGGAAATGAAGGAAGTCGGCCTCGAAGGCCTGCAGGAAATGTGGAAACAGGCGAAGAGGTCGAACTCAAAGTTCTGA